The Candidatus Omnitrophota bacterium genome includes a window with the following:
- a CDS encoding PilZ domain-containing protein → MVETERRGGARAPRAFLVRHRAPDAGGGSWLVSPLRDLSVGGARFMTESLLLKAGDPLELQLVLPTVAHPLRLPAKVVWARAGRIASIMELGVAFEFPDEASQAAVARATGVFQQRGR, encoded by the coding sequence ATGGTCGAGACGGAACGGCGAGGAGGCGCGCGCGCACCTCGCGCGTTTCTCGTACGGCACCGCGCCCCGGATGCGGGAGGCGGCTCCTGGCTGGTCTCGCCGCTGCGGGATCTGAGTGTCGGGGGTGCGCGGTTCATGACGGAGTCGCTGCTGCTGAAGGCCGGCGATCCGCTGGAGCTGCAGCTGGTCCTTCCGACCGTGGCACACCCGCTGCGCCTTCCCGCGAAAGTGGTGTGGGCGCGGGCGGGCCGCATCGCATCGATTATGGAGCTCGGCGTGGCGTTTGAGTTTCCCGATGAGGCCAGCCAGGCCGCGGTTGCGCGCGCCACGGGGGTGTTTCAGCAGCGCGGGCGCTGA